Proteins from a single region of Hypomesus transpacificus isolate Combined female chromosome 9, fHypTra1, whole genome shotgun sequence:
- the dennd6aa gene encoding DENN/MADD domain containing 6Aa translates to MALQGSEEIGEQIEESEELEEQDVSISPAEEITLPAGPVVEDDSSDSLLLPWDRFSTWLHCICVVGFDLELGQAVEVIYPHHSKLSEKEKTSICYLSFPDSNSGCLGDTQFCFRFRQASARKSSMGCFLEQFDRDAPVCLKRDQGHYYGYVYFRQVRDKSLKRGYFQKSLVLISKLPYVTFFHSLLKLIAPEYFEKQEPCLEAACNDIDRWPTPHPGKILTLPIMGVVMKVRIPTCYDKPGTSQLVQSTQSDNLVSIVLPTIHEVDLFRCFYPVFFHIQMLWELVLLGEALVVMAPSPAESSDTVLALVSCVSPLRYCSDFRPYFTIHDNEFKEYTTRTQAPPSVILGVTNPFFAKTLQHWPHIIRIGDMKQAGEMAKQMKVKKLKNLKTLDSKPGVYSAYKPFINKDEDIIKQLLKGVQQKRPSEAQNAILRRYFLELTQSFIIPLERYVASLMPLQKTISPWKSPPQLRPFSQEEFMKTLEKAGPQLTSRLKGDWMGLYRQFLKSPNFDGWFRNRRREMMQKLEALHLEALCDEDLQLRIQKHTEVETVDLVLKLKDKLTQAEKDQLPVQPGTLAKLQSHIEAVILALPEDLQGILHKPSTP, encoded by the exons ATGGCTTTGCAGGGCTCTGAAGAGATAGGAGAGCAAATCGAGGAGTCGGAGGAATTAGAAGAGCAGGATGTGAGCATCTCTCCGGCCGAGGAAATAACGTTACCCGCCGGGCCTGTGGTGGAGGACGATTCCTCGGATTCTCTCCTCTTACCATGGGATCGGTTTTCAACCTGGCTTCATTGTATTTGCGTTGTTGGGTTCGATCTAGAACTCGGACAGGCGGTAGAG gTGATCTACCCACACCATTCCAAACTGTCAGAAAAAGAA AAAACAAGCATTTGCTACCTGTCATTCCCCGACTCAAATTCAG GTTGTCTTGGAGACACACAGTTCTGCTTCCGCTTCCGCCAGGCCTCGGCCAGAAAGTCGTCAATGGGATGTTTCCTGGAGCAGTTTGACAGAGATGCCCCCGTCTGCCTCAAG agagaccagggccaTTACTATGGTTACGTCTACTTCAGGCAAGTCCGGGATAAGTCGCTGAAGAGAGGCTACTTTCAAAAG TCCCTGGTCCTGATCAGCAAGCTGCCCTACGTCACCTTCTTCCACTCCCTGCTGAAGCTCATCGCTCCGGAGTACTTTGAGAAGCAGGAGCCTTGTCTGGAAGCAG CTTGCAACGACATCGACCGCTGGCCCACTCCACACCCAGGGAAGATACTGACCTTGCCCATCATGGGCGTGGTCATGAAG GTTCGGATCCCGACCTGTTACGACAAACCAGGGACTTCTCAGCTTGTGCAGTCCACACAG AGCGATAACCTGGTGTCCATCGTGCTGCCCACCATCCACGAGGTGGACCTCTTCAG gtGCTTTTACCCAGTATTCTTCCACATTCAGATGTTGTGGGAACTGGTGTTGCTAGGGGAGGCACTTGTCGTCATGGCACCGTCACCAGCCGAGTCCTCGGATACAGTGCTGGCATTGGTCAG cTGTGTCTCCCCCCTGCGCTACTGCAGTGACTTCCGTCCGTACTTCACCATCCACGACAATGAGTTTAAGGAGTACACCACCCGAACGCAGGCCCC gccCTCTGTTATCCTCGGCGTGACGAACCCCTTCTTCGCCAAAACCCTCCAACACTGGCCGCACATCATTCGAATCGGGGACATGAAGCAAGCAG GGGAGATGGCCAAGCAGATGAAGGTGAAGAAACTGAAGAACCTGAAGACGCTAGACTCCAAGCCAG gtgtgtACAGCGCGTACAAGCCGTTCATCAATAAAGACGAGGACATCATCAAGCAGCTGCTGAAG GGGGTTCAGCAGAAGCGTCCTTCTGAGGCCCAGAATGCCATCCTGCGACGCTACTTCCTGGAGCTGACTCAGAGCTTCATCATTCCATTG GAGCGCTACGTGGCTAGCCTGATGCCCCTTCAGAAAACCATCTCTCCCTGGAAG AGCCCTCCCCAGCTGCGCCCCTTCAGCCAGGAGGAGTTCATGAAGACCTTAGAGAAAGCCGGTCCTCAGCTTACCTCACGCCTCAAAGGAGACTGGATGGGCCTCTACAG ACAGTTCCTCAAGTCCCCCAACTTTGACGGATGGTTCCGGAACAGGCGGAGAGAGATGATGCAGAAGCTGGAAGCCCTTCACCTGGAGGCCCTGTGTGACGAG GATCTGCAGCTGCGcatccagaaacacacagaggtaGAGACGGTGGACTTGGTTCTGAAGCTGAAAGACAAACTG ACCCAAGCAGAAAAAGACCAGCTACCAGTCCAACCAGGGACCCTGGCCAAACTCCAGTCCCACATCGAGGCTGTGATCCTGGCCTTGCCCGAGGATCTGCAAGGCATCCTACACAAGCCCTCTACACCATAA
- the LOC124471626 gene encoding ADP-ribosylation factor 4-like, with the protein MGIIASTLFSRFFGKYQMRILMVGLDAAGKTTVLYKLKLGEVVTTVPTIGFNVETVEYKNISFTVWDVGGQDTIRPLWRHYYTNTQGIIYVVDSNDPERIKLAAEELHMMLEEAELQDVVLLVLANKQDLPHAMTVCDITDSLGLRTLKTPWLVQATCATQGTGLTEGLDWLAGQITNH; encoded by the exons ATGGGCATCATTGCTTCAACACTATTTTCACGTTTCTTTGGGAAGTATCAGATGAGAATTCTGATGG TGGGTTTGGATGCTGCGGGGAAGACTACAGTCCTGTACAAACTAAAACTAGGAGAAGTTGTCACAACAGTCCCCACTATCG GGTTCAACGTGGAGACTGTTGAGTACAAGAACATTAGCTTTACTGTGTGGGATGTGGGTGGCCAGGACACCATCAGACCTCTGTGGAGACACTACTATACCAACACTCAG GGTATCATTTATGTGGTGGACAGCAATGACCCTGAGAGAATAAAGCTGGCTGCTGAGGAGCTACACATGATG CTGGAGGAAGCAGAACTACAGGATGTGGTTCTACTGGTGTTGGCCAACAAGCAGGACCTGCCTCATGCCATGActgtctgtgacatcacagactCTCTGGGCCTGCGGACCCTCAAAACACCT TGGTTGGTCCAGGCCACATGTGCAACCCAAGGCACGGGGCTTACAGAGGGATTGGATTGGCTTGCTGGACAGATCACCAACCACTAG